Proteins encoded together in one Sylvia atricapilla isolate bSylAtr1 chromosome 2, bSylAtr1.pri, whole genome shotgun sequence window:
- the ADAMTS1 gene encoding A disintegrin and metalloproteinase with thrombospondin motifs 1 gives MRSGGRLPALVLAALLGLCSAERRALVLPRRLGAPGARERFRLEAFGERLTLELEPDSSFLAPDFTLQYLGGPPPPPEDDLSRCFYSGTVNGDPGSAAALSLCSGLRGAFSLRGRQYLIQPAPGTAHRHGPHLLLLRGAPRAAPAARCAVAEAGPGPEGAEPAQPAETQSRRKKRFVSSPRYVETMLVADQSMAEFHGSGLKHYLLTLLSVAAKLYKHPSIRNSISLVVVKIMVIYEERKGPDISSNAALTLRNFCSWQKQHNPPSDRHAEHYDTAILFTRQDLCGAKTCDTLGMADVGTVCDLNRSCSIIEDDGLQAAFTTAHELGHVFNMPHDDAKQCAGINGMSRDFHMMASMLSNLDRSQPWSPCSAYMITTFLDNGHGECLLDKPHRPIQLPSDLPGTLYDANRQCQFTFGDESKHCPDAASTCTTLWCTGTSGGLLVCQTKHFPWADGTSCGEGKWCMNGKCVNKTEKKHYDTPVHGGWGSWGAWGECSRSCGGGVQYSFRECDNPVPRNGGKYCEGKRVQYRSCNIEDCPDNNGKTFREEQCEKHNEFSKSAFGSGPAVEWTPKFAGVSPKDRCKLVCRAKGTGYFFVLQPKVVDGTPCSPDSTSVCVQGQCVKAGCDRTIGSNKKFDKCGICGGNGSTCKKVSGTLVRAKPGYHDVVTIPAGATNIEVKQRNHRGARHDGSFLAIKAADGTYVLNGDYTLSTLEQDITYKGSVLRYSGSSAALERIRSFSPLKEPLTIQVLTVGDLPQPKIKFTYFVKKPVQPGADKAAGRKKESFNAIREIISSEWVIEEWGECSKSCGSGWQRRAVECRDPRGRPAADCARELKPSNLRPCADVPCPQWQLGDWSPCSKTCGKGFKKRLLKCVSSDGGVLPQESCEPSKKPKHLIDFCNATDCS, from the exons ATGAGGAGCGGGGGGCGGCTGCCGGCGCTGGTGCTGGCGgcgctgctggggctgtgcagcgCCGAGCGCAGGGCGCTGGTGCTGCCGCGGCGCCTGGGCGCGCCCGGCGCCCGAGAGCGCTTCCGCCTGGAGGCCTTCGGGGAGCGCCTGACGCTGGAGCTGGAGCCCGACAGCAGCTTCCTGGCCCCGGACTTCACCCTGCAGTACCTGGgcgggccgccgccgccgcccgagGACGACCTCTCCCGCTGCTTCTACTCCGGCACCGTGAACGGGGACCCCGGCTCGGCGGCCGCGCTCAGCCTGTGCTCGGGGCTGCGCGGCGCCTTCTCGCTGCGGGGCCGCCAGTACCTGATCCAGCCGGCGCCCGGCACCGCGCACCGCCACGGGCcgcacctcctgctcctccgcggagccccgcgggccgcccccgccgcccgctGCGCCGTGGCCGAGGCGGGGCCCGGGCCGGAGGGAGCGGAGCCCGCCCAGCCCGCAG AAACgcaaagcaggaggaagaagaggttCGTGTCCAGCCCCCGCTACGTGGAGACCATGCTGGTGGCCGACCAGTCCATGGCGGAGTTCCACGGCAGCGGGCTGAAGCACTACCTGCTGACTCTGCTCTCCGTGGCCGCCAAGCTGTACAAGCACCCCAGCATCCGCAACTCCATCAGTCTCGTGGTGGTGAAGATCATGGTCATTTACGAGGAGCGCAAGGGCCCGGATATCTCCTCCAACGCCGCCCTGACTCTGAGGAacttctgcagctggcagaagcagcacaacCCGCCCAGCGACCGGCACGCCGAGCACTACGACACGGCCATCCTCTTCACCAGGCAG GACCTGTGCGGTGCCAAGACATGTGATACTCTTGGGATGGCTGATGTGGGAACAGTTTGTGATCTAAACCGCAGTTGCTCTATCATAGAAGACGATGGTTTGCAGGCTGCCTTCACAACAGCCCACGAATTAG GCCACGTGTTTAACATGCCTCATGACGATGCAAAGCAGTGTGCTGGCATCAATGGAATGAGCCGGGATTTCCACATGATGGCATCCATGCTCTCCAACCTGGACCGCAGCCAGCCCTGGTCTCCATGCAGTGCCTACATGATTACAACATTTTTGGATAACGGTCATG GGGAGTGTTTGTTGGACAAGCCCCACAGACCCATCCAGCTGCCTTCAGACTTGCCTGGCACGCTGTACGATGCCAACAGGCAGTGCCAGTTCACGTTTGGAGATGAGTCCAAGCACTGCCCCGACGCAGCCAGTACGTGCACGACGCTGTGGTGCACCGGCACCTCGGGAGGGCTGCTCGTGTGCCAGACCAAACACTTCCCCTGGGCAGACGGCACCAGCTGCGGGGAAGGGAAGTGGTGCATGAATGGCAAGTGTGTCAATAAGACTGAGAAGAAGCATTATGAT ACGCCGGTGCATGggggctggggctcctggggggcGTGGGGCGAGTGCTCCCGGAGCTGCGGTGGGGGAGTGCAGTATTCCTTCAGGGAATGTGACAACCCTGTCCCGAGGAACGGGGGCAAGTACTGCGAGGGCAAGCGGGTGCAGTACAGGTCCTGTAACATCGAGGACTGCCCCGACAACAATG gcAAAACGTTCAGGGAGGAACAGTGTGAAAAGCACAACGAGTTTTCTAAATCCGCTTTTGGAAGTGGACCTGCGGTGGAGTGGACACCTAAGTTTGCTGGTGTGTCTCCAAAGGACAGATGCAAGCTCGTTTGCAGAGCCAAAGGAACAGGATACTTCTTTGTTCTACAGCCAAAG gtGGTGGATGGCACCCCGTGCAGCCCCGACTCCACGTCTGTGTGCGTGCAGGGCCAGTGCGTGAAGGCCGGCTGCGACCGCACCATCGGCTCCAACAAGAAGTTTGACAAGTGCGGCATCTGCGGGGGCAACGGCTCCACCTGCAAGAAGGTGTCTGGCACCCTCGTCAGAGCCAA GCCTGGCTACCACGATGTGGTCACCATCCCGGCGGGAGCGACCAACATTGAGGTGAAGCAGCGGAACCACCGGGGCGCCAGGCACGACGGCAGCTTCCTGGCCATCAAAGCCGCTGATGGCACCTACGTCCTCAACGGTGACTACACGCTGTCCACGCTGGAGCAGGACATCACCTACAAGGGCAGCGTGCTGCGCTACAGCGGCTCCTCAGCCGCCCTGGAGCGCATCCGCAGCTTCAGCCCCCTGAAGGAGCCCCTCACCATCCAGGTGCTGACGGTGGGCGACCTGCCCCAGCCCAAGATCAAGTTCACCTACTTCGTGAAGAAGCCGGTGCAGCCCGGTGCGGACAAGGCAGCGGGCAGGAAGAAGGAATCCTTCAACGCCATCAGGGAGATCATCTCCTCGGAGTGGGTGATCGAGGAGTGGGGCGAGTGCTCCAAGTCGTGCGGCTCGGGCTGGCAGCGGCGCGCCGTGGAGTGCCGGGACCCGCGGGGCCGGCCGGCCGCCGACTGCGCCCGCGAGCTGAAACCCAGCAACCTGCGGCCCTGTGCTGACGTGCCCTGCCCGCAGTGGCAGCTGGGGGACTGGTCCCCCTGCTCCAAGACGTGTGGGAAAGGCTTCAAGAAGAGGTTGTTGAAGTGCGTCTCTTCCGATGGCGGCGTGCTGCCCCAAGAAAGCTGTGAGCCCTCCAAGAAACCCAAGCACCTGATAGACTTCTGCAATGCCACAGACTGCAGCTAG